The DNA region CACCGACATCCATACTCTTGAAGAAGCCATCAAAGGCGCAGACGTATTTTTGGGATTATCCAAAGGCAATGTACTGTCACAAGACATGGTACGCAGCATGGCCCCGTCTCCTATCGTTTTCGCACTCGCCAACCCGACACCGGAAATCTCTTACGAAGATGCCATGGCAGCCCGCCCCGATGTATTGATGGCAACCGGACGTTCAGACTATCCGAATCAGATTAACAATGTAATCGGTTTCCCCTATATCTTCCGTGGCGCGCTCGACACGCAGGCAAAGGCCATCAACGAGGAAATGAAGATTGCCGCCGTACACGCCATCGCCAACCTGGCAAAACAGCCTGTGCCCGATGTTGTGAACGAGGCTTACCATGTAAACAACTTTAGTTTCGGCCCTGAATACTTCATCCCGAAACCGGTTGACCCGCGCCTCATCACCGAAGTTTCCTGCGCCGTGGCACGTGCAGCTATGGAAAGCGGTGTAGCCCGCAAGAACATCGAGGACTGGGATGCTTACTGCGTACAACTCCGCGAACTCATGGGTTACGAAAGCAAACTCACCCGCCAGCTTTACGACACCGCCCGCCGCAATCCGCAACGTGTGGTATTTGCCGAAGGTTCTCACCCCAATATGCTGAAAGCAGCCGTAGAAGCCAAAGCCGAAGGTATCTGCCATCCCATCGTTTTAGGTAACGACGAGACCATCGAAAAACTGGCAAAAGAACTCGACCTCAGTCTGGAAGGTATCGAAATTGTAAACCTGCGCCATCCGAATGAAGCAGCACGCCGCGAACGTTATGCCCGCATCCTTTCTGAAAAGCGTGCCCGCCAAGGTGCTACCTATGAGGAAGCCAACGACAAGATGTTCGAACGCAACTACTTCGGTATGATGATGGTGGAAACAGGCGATGCGGATGCATTCATCACCGGTCTTTATACGAAGTACAGCAACACCATCAAGGTAGCCAAGGAAGTTATCGGCATACAACCGCAATACAAGCATTTCGGTACGATGCACATCCTGAACTCCAAGAAGGGAACGTATTTCCTTGCCGACACATTAATCAACCGTCACCCCAATGCCGAAACATTGATTGACATTGCCAAACTGTCAGAGCACACCGTACGTTTCTTCAACCATACCCCGGTAATGGCCATGCTGAGCTATTCCAACTTCGGCGCTGACACCGAAGGTAGTCCGGTAAGCGTACACGAAGCCGTAGAGTACATGCAGCAGAACTATCCCGACCTCGCCATCGACGGTGAGATGCAGGTGAACTTTGCCATGGACCGCAAGATGCGCGACGCCAAATATCCTTTCACCCGCTTGAAAGGCAAGGATGTGAACACCCTCGTATTCCCGAACCTGAGCTCTGCCAACTCCGCATACAAACTGTTGCAGGCTATGAATACGGAAATGGAACTGATTGGTCCGATACAGATGGGCCTGAACAAACCTATCCACTTCACCGACTTCGAAAGTTCCGTGCGCGACATCGTAAATATCACCGCAGTAGCCGTTATCGATGCTATCGTGGACAAAAAGAAAGCAGGTAAATGAGACGTCCGTTATCGAAATCACAAAGTGTTTGCATTGTGCTGCTTTGGGCAGCACTTTGCTACATAGTTCTGACTACTGTCGAACGAATTGATGGCCCAGTCATCATGACGCTTATCATTTCGGCAGCGTTAGTGTTCATTCCGGTAATAAAATCATTAAAGAGAGGATAAATAATGTCTTTTTATTCCTTTTTGCGGTAGAAAACAATAAAAATGTTGTTTTCTACCGCATTTTCTTTATAAATTGTTTGTTTGTCTCATTTTTATGTGTACTTTTGCAACCGCAACAGAGAAAAAGGGAAACGAGATACGAGGAAACAAGTTACAAGGAATTCCCTGCGGCAGCGCAAATGCCTTATCAACTGAACCCCTCGTCAACTTGTCAACTGAACTCTCGTCAACTGAAAAATAACCAATAAAAGAAATAGATTATGAACGCAGCTAAGGTATTAGAAGATTTGAAGAGACGGTTCCCCAACGAACCAGAGTATCATCAGGCAGTGGAAGAAGTACTTTCTACAATTGAAGAAGAGTACAACAAACACCCGGAGTTTGACAAAGTCAATCTGATTGAACGTCTTTGCATCCCCGATCGTGTTTACCAGTTCCGCGTGACTTGGATGGACGATAAGGGTAACATTCAGACCAACATGGGTTACCGCGTTCAACACAACAACGCTATCGGCCCGTACAAAGGTGGTATCCGTTTCCACGCTTCTGTAAACCTTTCAATCCTGAAATTCCTTGCTTTCGAGCAGACTTTCAAAAACTCACTGACTACGCTGCCTATGGGTGGTGGTAAAGGTGGTTCCGACTTCTCTCCGCGCGGTAAATCCAATGCCGAAGTAATGCGTTTCGTACAAGCATTCATGCTGGAACTGTGGCGTCACATTGGTCCTGAAACTGACGTACCTGCCGGTGATATCGGTGTAGGTGGTCGTGAAGTAGGTTTCATGTTCGGTATGTACAAGAAGCTGACTCGTGAGTTCACCGGTACATTTACCGGTAAAGGCCGTGAGTTCGGTGGTTCACTGATTCGTCCGGAAGCTACCGGTTACGGTAACATCTACTTCCTGATGGAAATGCTGAAGAAGCAAGGTACCGACTTGAAAGGCAAGACTTGTCTGATTTCAGGTTCCGGTAACGTAGCTCAATATACTGCTGAAAAAGTTCTCGAACTGGGTGGTAAAGTTCTGACAATGTCCGACTCTGACGGTTACGTTTACGACCCGGCAGGTATCGACCGCGAGAAACTGGATTACATCATGGAATTGAAAAACCTCTACCGTGGACGTATCCGCGAATATGCAGAGCAATATCCGGGTGTTAAGTATGTAGAAGGAGCTAAACCTTGGGGTGAAAAAGCTGACATCGCTCTGCCTTCTGCAACTCAGAACGAACTGAACGGCGATCACGCTCGCCAGTTAGTAGCAAACGGCTGTATAGCTGTTTCCGAAGGTGCTAACATGCCTTCTACTCCGGAAGCTATCAAAGTATTCCAGGATGCCAAAATTCTGTATGCCCCGGGTAAGGCTGCCAATGCAGGTGGTGTATCAGTATCCGGCCTCGAAATGACTCAGAATTCTATCAAACTGAGCTGGAGCTCTGAAGAGGTAGACGAGAAACTGAAGAGCATCATGAAGAACATTCACGAAGCCTGCGTACAGTATGGTACAGAAGCTGACGGTTATGTGAACTATGTGAAGGGTGCTAACGTTGCCGGATTCATGAAGGTGGCGAAAGCTATGATGGCACAAGGTATCGTGTAAAGAAAGCTATAGTTGTTATATATGAGAATCCCCTTTGCACCCGGTGTGAAGGGGATTTTCTTTTTCTCAGACACCTATGAGTGCTATTATATAAAAAGACCAACTTTTGCATGCTTTTCCAAAGAAAATCTCTATTTTTTCAATTATAGCTTTATTCCTTAATTTATTATGCCAGTAACAGAAGAAGAATTAAAAACTATATTTGCATCCTCATGCATTGAGTCCGCCGCCCGTGCAATGGGATGTCCGGCATCAGAAATGTATTTGCGCATGAAGCGCATCAATCTGATTGAAAACTATATTTGGGAGTTTTAGGATGTACTTCACACCCAAAGCCGGGAATATGTAACAGAAGATATCCTGAAAACATTGAATATTTGGGAATAGTAGTTATATATAGAATCAAAGAGCTTGCAATGCAACAGAAACTAATTCTATGTATTTATGTAACTGACTCTCTATCTTCTTCTTTCTTGCTTCAGAACCTTCGATAGTCAATGCCACATCATATACCCTTCTTACATATTGTATCAATTTTACGCATTCATGATACTCTCCGTATACATACGACAAGTCTACTTTAATAAGATTTTCCTCACACTCTGTAAGCAAACTATTTTTGTCCGGATTCCGCATCCTCTCTATTGCCTCAATGCCTGCCTTGATACTGCTCTTTGTTCCTATTACCTTAATGCGCTTATTTAATTCCAATTTATACGGCCCATCATCAACATTCGACACAGCATCCAAAGCATCTTGCAAAAGTTCATTAACAACATCATAATTTCCCATATCATATTGTATTTCAAGTTCTTTCAACTTAGACTCTGTAACTGAAACTTGCATTTTGTCCATTGGGATAATAGATGCATCCAACATATTACAATCCATTTTAGTTATCAGCTTTTTATAACGCAAAAGCAGACTCTCCTTATATTTAATGATATCATCCGTATCAGGAATACGCTGAAATATACTATTTACCTCTTGGAAAAGAGAAGCACATTTTTCAGGCTTCTCCTCTTTTATGAGCTTTGCAATATCAGACATTATTTCATCAGCGTGCCGCAGCAACATTCTATTATCGGGGACTAACGTCTTTGAGAAAGTTGCCCTATAAGCATCAAGCACTTTATCGGTCAAAGAAGGCAGACTATCATCATACTCCTGCTTACTGGTGACATGCCAACCAGCACACGAACGGCAATAATAACTCCGGTTAGGAGCATGGCCACTGCACGCCTCTATCTCTTCATGATTGAATTTAATAAAATTATCCGCTTTTGACTCTGACTCAAATAGTGTTTTGTATCTATTGCAATCACGACAAAATATCCTGTTTCTTTTGGGTTTCATGCACTCACTTGGTTTATTACCTTTTTCTCATTTTCGGTTTGACAAATTATAGCAAATGTTGTTATAAGCGTGTTTAAATAATCTTTTGCAAAAGTAAACAAAATAAACCAGAAAACAGAAGAAAGCGTAGTAAATCTGGCCAGCAAGAGCCAAGCCTTGATGCCTTAATAAAACTAATATCATCCTTACTAAAAACTAATCCCTGCACCGCAAGAAACTAATAATTCGTTGCCTAAAAATTATTTATACATCAACTGTTGTAAGAAAATTCTATAATTATTGTAAGAAAATAGAACAATTATTGTAAGAAACTACTATATTTGTAGTAAGAATACTTTTTTGTATCTGAGATATTAGTTTGTAGCACATCCGACATTAGTTTCTTGCGGTTCCGATGCCAGTTTGTTTCTACGGAAGTATAAACCTCTTAAAACAATGTATATATGAGTACTTTTTATGACCTCTACGAAACACCGGACCCCAGTGGCGAAGGTAAGAAGAAACCACTGCACGCACGTGTACACTCCAAAGGTACCATTACAGCAAAAGAATTTCAGGAACGGGTGATGAAAGAGCAACATATGCCACACGCTATGATAGTAGGCATCATGCAAGCCATCAGCAATGCGCTGGGCGACTGGCTTGCCGAAGGCTACAATGTGGAATTTGACGAGTTGGGCTATTTCAGCACTACACTGAAATGCACGCGACCCGCCATGAACAAAAAAGACATCCGTGCCGAATCCGTACGGTTCGAAACGGTAAAGTTCCGTCCAAGCAAAGAATTTAAAAAATACGTGAGGCATCAAATGCATTTGGAAAGGCTGGACAAGAAGATGGCGACAAAGAAACCGGCAGTAGCCCCGGAAAAAAGAAAAGAAATGATGCTGAAATTCCTGGAAGCAAACATCTGCATCACACGCACCGAGTACTCCCGCCTGACGAATGTAACGGACCGCCGCGCCAGTAGTGATTTACAAGAATATCTGGCAGAAGGCATTATTCGCAAACGGGGCGGAGGACGTTCAGTGGTTTATATAAAGAGGAATCAAGAATAAGCCATACTCCTTTCAGCGGGAAAACGCAGAAAGCAATGCCTCGAAAACCGCAGGATGGAGGAAGTAACGAATATCTTTCCCTTCCTCCATCGCCCGGCGAATAAAGGTAGAGCTAATCTCGAAAGTAGGCGAAGAAACTACTTTTACATTCTCCGGAAGGGAATCGGAAGAAACCGGATAACCGGGACGAGGATACACAAGAATATGGTTTTCGGCAAGAATACGCTCCGACTGATACCAACAGGGAAAGAGTGCCCAGTTATCCGAACCGATAATCAAATGAAATTCCCGATCGGGATAGGTTTCTTTCAGTTTATCCAATGTATGGATGGTATAGGACGGACGGGGCAGATTAAACTCAATATCAGAAGCTTTAAACTTGGGATACGCCTCAATGGCAAGTTGAACTAACTTCAAACGGAAGGTATCATCCATCAATTCATCTTCTTCCTTCAACGGATTATGAGGGGTTACGAGAAACCACACTTCATCCAGCCCTTCATATTCGCAAAGATAATTGGCAAGGGCAAGATGTCCGATGTGTACCGGATTGAAGGAGCCACTGAAGATACCCGTTTTCATTCTTTTGTTTTCATACGTTTCCAGCAAGTATAAACATTGATGCAACTTGAAAGCAATACCAATGTCATACCAAGAACTATTGTCCATTGGCTATAATACAACGCCATCAGACCTGACACCAAAGATATAAGTGCCAGGAGTGCGTTGAGAATCAACAAAGACTTGTTCTGTTTAGGAGAAACAGGTTTCGGCTGATACATGACAGACCTTATTATTTCGATAAAAACTCTGTGATTACCTGCAAAGCTTCCGTCTTTGCCTTCTCCAAATCATCATTTACAATGATTTTATCGAACTTAGGGGCAAACGTCAGTTCATATTCCGCCTTGGCTACGCGGGCTTCTATCACTTCGGGAGCATCCGTTCCACGCCCTATCAGACGTTTACGAAGTTCCTCTACCGAAGGTGGCTGAATGAATACTGACAGAGCACGGTCGCCATAATACTTCTTTATATTGCAACCACCTACAACGTCCACATCAAAAACCACATTTTGCCCGGCAGTCAACTGAGCTTCTACCTGAGACTTCAATGTACCGTAATAACGGTCTTTGTACACTTCTTCATATTCCAGAAACTCGTCATTGGCAATGCG from Bacteroides sp. MSB163 includes:
- a CDS encoding DUF3791 domain-containing protein; protein product: MPVTEEELKTIFASSCIESAARAMGCPASEMYLRMKRINLIENYIWEF
- a CDS encoding HU family DNA-binding protein; the encoded protein is MSTFYDLYETPDPSGEGKKKPLHARVHSKGTITAKEFQERVMKEQHMPHAMIVGIMQAISNALGDWLAEGYNVEFDELGYFSTTLKCTRPAMNKKDIRAESVRFETVKFRPSKEFKKYVRHQMHLERLDKKMATKKPAVAPEKRKEMMLKFLEANICITRTEYSRLTNVTDRRASSDLQEYLAEGIIRKRGGGRSVVYIKRNQE
- a CDS encoding NADP-specific glutamate dehydrogenase; this translates as MNAAKVLEDLKRRFPNEPEYHQAVEEVLSTIEEEYNKHPEFDKVNLIERLCIPDRVYQFRVTWMDDKGNIQTNMGYRVQHNNAIGPYKGGIRFHASVNLSILKFLAFEQTFKNSLTTLPMGGGKGGSDFSPRGKSNAEVMRFVQAFMLELWRHIGPETDVPAGDIGVGGREVGFMFGMYKKLTREFTGTFTGKGREFGGSLIRPEATGYGNIYFLMEMLKKQGTDLKGKTCLISGSGNVAQYTAEKVLELGGKVLTMSDSDGYVYDPAGIDREKLDYIMELKNLYRGRIREYAEQYPGVKYVEGAKPWGEKADIALPSATQNELNGDHARQLVANGCIAVSEGANMPSTPEAIKVFQDAKILYAPGKAANAGGVSVSGLEMTQNSIKLSWSSEEVDEKLKSIMKNIHEACVQYGTEADGYVNYVKGANVAGFMKVAKAMMAQGIV
- the gmk gene encoding guanylate kinase, whose protein sequence is MAKLIIFSAPSGSGKSTIINYLLEQNLNLAFSCSATSRPPRGTEQHGVEYFFLSPEEFRTRIANDEFLEYEEVYKDRYYGTLKSQVEAQLTAGQNVVFDVDVVGGCNIKKYYGDRALSVFIQPPSVEELRKRLIGRGTDAPEVIEARVAKAEYELTFAPKFDKIIVNDDLEKAKTEALQVITEFLSK
- a CDS encoding NADP-dependent malic enzyme, which codes for MAKITKEAALLYHSQGKPGKIEVVPTKPYSTQTDLSLAYSPGVAEPCLEIEKNPQDAYKYTAKGNLVAVISNGTAVLGLGDIGALSGKPVMEGKGLLFKIYAGIDVFDIEVNEKDPEKFIQAVKAIAPTFGGINLEDIKAPECFEIERRLKEELDIPVMHDDQHGTAIISSAGLVNALQVAGKKIEDVKIVVNGAGASAVSCTKLYVSLGARLENIVMVDSKGVISKTRTDLNEQKRYFATDRTDIHTLEEAIKGADVFLGLSKGNVLSQDMVRSMAPSPIVFALANPTPEISYEDAMAARPDVLMATGRSDYPNQINNVIGFPYIFRGALDTQAKAINEEMKIAAVHAIANLAKQPVPDVVNEAYHVNNFSFGPEYFIPKPVDPRLITEVSCAVARAAMESGVARKNIEDWDAYCVQLRELMGYESKLTRQLYDTARRNPQRVVFAEGSHPNMLKAAVEAKAEGICHPIVLGNDETIEKLAKELDLSLEGIEIVNLRHPNEAARRERYARILSEKRARQGATYEEANDKMFERNYFGMMMVETGDADAFITGLYTKYSNTIKVAKEVIGIQPQYKHFGTMHILNSKKGTYFLADTLINRHPNAETLIDIAKLSEHTVRFFNHTPVMAMLSYSNFGADTEGSPVSVHEAVEYMQQNYPDLAIDGEMQVNFAMDRKMRDAKYPFTRLKGKDVNTLVFPNLSSANSAYKLLQAMNTEMELIGPIQMGLNKPIHFTDFESSVRDIVNITAVAVIDAIVDKKKAGK
- the nadD gene encoding nicotinate (nicotinamide) nucleotide adenylyltransferase, yielding MKTGIFSGSFNPVHIGHLALANYLCEYEGLDEVWFLVTPHNPLKEEDELMDDTFRLKLVQLAIEAYPKFKASDIEFNLPRPSYTIHTLDKLKETYPDREFHLIIGSDNWALFPCWYQSERILAENHILVYPRPGYPVSSDSLPENVKVVSSPTFEISSTFIRRAMEEGKDIRYFLHPAVFEALLSAFSR